A window of Clostridia bacterium contains these coding sequences:
- the plsX gene encoding phosphate acyltransferase PlsX encodes MKIAVDAMGGDRGPEVTVKGCIDAVNEYKDAEIVLVGSQKAIEGYMEKFGYTGSRIQIYNATQQILNEDEPVRGIKTKKDSSMVKGLEMLKRGEVNAFISAGNTGALLAGSFLKVGRIKGIKRPALSPVIPTLSKGSLLIDSGANTDCTPVQLYQFALMGAVYMNKVMGVDRPSIGLVNIGTESHKGNELAKDAFKILKESDLNFYGNIEARDIPAGKVDVLVCDGFVGNVVLKLIEGTAGALFSLLKEEFTRNIFSKAAAGILKPGLKNIKNKLDYTEYGGAPLLGIDGLVVKAHGSSNENAIKNAIKQSVLFDKNKVISIIKEHLTEGINDG; translated from the coding sequence ATGAAAATAGCTGTGGATGCCATGGGTGGAGATAGAGGGCCTGAGGTAACTGTAAAAGGATGTATTGATGCTGTAAATGAATATAAGGATGCAGAGATAGTATTGGTGGGAAGCCAAAAAGCTATAGAGGGCTATATGGAAAAGTTTGGTTATACCGGTTCTAGGATACAGATATATAATGCTACCCAGCAGATATTAAATGAGGATGAGCCTGTGCGAGGGATAAAAACTAAAAAGGATTCATCTATGGTAAAAGGTCTTGAGATGCTCAAACGGGGTGAAGTAAATGCGTTTATTTCTGCCGGCAATACAGGGGCACTTCTTGCAGGGTCCTTTTTAAAAGTAGGCAGGATAAAAGGTATAAAACGACCCGCTCTTTCTCCTGTTATACCAACATTGAGCAAGGGTAGTTTACTTATCGATTCAGGTGCAAATACAGACTGTACACCAGTGCAACTCTATCAGTTTGCATTGATGGGTGCAGTTTATATGAATAAAGTGATGGGTGTAGATCGACCCTCAATAGGATTAGTGAATATAGGAACAGAATCCCATAAAGGAAATGAACTTGCAAAGGATGCCTTCAAAATATTAAAAGAAAGCGATCTGAATTTTTATGGCAATATTGAGGCAAGGGATATTCCGGCAGGCAAGGTTGATGTCCTTGTTTGCGATGGTTTTGTGGGAAACGTAGTATTAAAATTGATTGAAGGAACTGCAGGAGCATTGTTTTCACTGCTAAAAGAGGAGTTCACTAGAAACATATTTAGCAAGGCTGCTGCAGGTATTTTAAAGCCTGGTCTTAAGAATATTAAAAATAAACTTGATTATACTGAATATGGCGGAGCACCGCTGTTAGGAATAGACGGACTTGTCGTAAAAGCCCATGGCAGTTCAAATGAAAATGCTATAAAAAATGCCATAAAGCAATCGGTTTTATTTGATAAAAATAAAGTAATAAGTATTATTAAAGAACATTTGACAGAGGGGATAAATGATGGGTAA
- a CDS encoding nucleotidyltransferase — protein MKVAGIISEYNPFHNGHLYHIQETKRRTDADYIICVMNGNFMQRGEAALVNKWARTEMALKGGADIVVELPVIFGVQSGELFSYAGVKILDSLNIVDFISFGSECGNIQSLNKIADILKDEPSAYKRLLKGYLKKGHSFAKARQQAISHYLNEDMSSIISSPNNILAIEYLKALKRIDSNMTPITIKRKGASYSSHRLNKKISSATAIRTLIKNNSIKSKELENNMPMPILEILHREFEMGRGPIFLDSFEQIVLYELRKKDPDNLLKYMDISEGLENRILRNSKKYGFLRELLRKTKTKRYAYTRLSRILVNIMLDITENKIKLLMQNGGPQYIRILGFSRNATHLVSYINKNSSLPVINKIPKHLNISNKLLIEMIQKEIFATDIYTLGYQNERERRAGMDHIMKPVIL, from the coding sequence ATGAAAGTAGCAGGAATAATATCAGAATATAATCCTTTTCATAATGGCCACCTTTATCATATACAAGAAACCAAACGTCGTACAGATGCAGATTACATAATCTGTGTCATGAACGGAAATTTTATGCAGCGAGGAGAAGCCGCCCTAGTCAATAAATGGGCAAGAACTGAAATGGCATTGAAAGGTGGTGCCGACATAGTGGTAGAACTTCCAGTAATCTTTGGAGTGCAGAGCGGAGAATTGTTTTCCTATGCTGGTGTTAAAATACTTGATAGCTTAAATATAGTTGATTTTATATCCTTCGGAAGCGAATGTGGCAATATTCAATCGCTAAATAAGATAGCTGATATATTAAAAGATGAACCTAGTGCTTATAAACGGCTCTTAAAGGGATATCTGAAAAAAGGACATTCTTTTGCAAAGGCAAGACAGCAGGCTATATCTCATTACTTGAATGAGGATATGTCATCAATAATTTCTTCTCCTAATAATATATTAGCTATAGAGTATTTAAAGGCATTGAAAAGAATAGACAGCAATATGACACCAATAACTATAAAGAGAAAAGGAGCAAGCTATAGTTCCCATCGCTTAAACAAAAAAATATCCAGTGCAACGGCTATTCGTACATTAATAAAAAATAATTCAATTAAATCAAAAGAATTAGAAAACAATATGCCAATGCCGATATTAGAAATTCTACACAGGGAATTTGAAATGGGACGGGGACCTATCTTTTTAGATTCATTTGAGCAAATAGTATTATATGAATTAAGGAAAAAGGATCCAGATAATCTGTTAAAATATATGGATATATCGGAAGGATTGGAAAATAGGATACTTAGAAATTCAAAAAAATACGGTTTTCTTAGAGAACTGTTGAGAAAAACCAAAACTAAAAGATATGCATATACCAGATTAAGCAGAATATTGGTAAATATAATGCTGGACATAACCGAAAATAAAATCAAACTTTTGATGCAAAACGGAGGTCCTCAGTATATAAGAATATTAGGTTTTTCACGAAATGCTACACATCTCGTTTCATATATAAATAAAAATAGTTCCCTGCCTGTGATAAATAAAATCCCTAAGCACCTCAATATATCCAATAAACTTTTGATAGAAATGATACAAAAAGAAATATTCGCCACAGATATTTATACCCTGGGATACCAAAATGAAAGAGAAAGGAGGGCAGGGATGGATCATATTATGAAACCTGTAATCCTATAG
- the ylbJ gene encoding sporulation integral membrane protein YlbJ encodes MYLLILIPTIILAILLFKFKTTKTMKIYITAMMALVFTILIILYPQQSYQSGLDGLKMWFNVVFPALFPFFVGSEILINLGLVNFIGIFLQPLMAPLFNVPGSGSFVFAMSVTSGYPMGAKLTSRLRQDKVITKIQGERLLSFCNTSGPLFVIGAVGVGMFNSTKVGIIILISHYLACITTGIIFRFYKYQKDSCKSIPIKTNIFKAAFHQLYKAQINNKKSFGSLLGSAIKDSINSILSIGGFIIIFSVMIGIFSNIGIVNILSDILYICTKFLNIHPTLYKGIASGALEITTGCNKISSLPLVPIHQKIFATAAVITWGGISVHSQTASFISKTDISLTPYIYAKIIQSILAGFYSLLIMPFFNIRSQVITQSVFSVDMHNSTFWDKIAFTSKSFIYVSVLILLVGLIIYINKQIYKSFKKIE; translated from the coding sequence ATGTATCTATTGATACTCATACCCACAATAATACTGGCAATCCTTTTATTTAAATTCAAAACAACCAAAACAATGAAAATATACATAACTGCAATGATGGCATTAGTATTTACCATCCTTATTATTTTATATCCACAGCAATCCTATCAATCGGGACTAGACGGGCTTAAAATGTGGTTTAATGTTGTTTTCCCGGCCCTATTCCCTTTTTTTGTGGGTTCAGAGATACTGATAAATCTAGGATTGGTAAATTTTATAGGGATATTCCTACAGCCATTGATGGCACCATTGTTCAACGTGCCTGGTAGCGGGTCTTTCGTATTTGCTATGAGTGTCACATCAGGCTACCCTATGGGAGCAAAATTGACTTCCCGATTGAGGCAGGATAAAGTAATCACTAAAATTCAAGGTGAAAGATTGCTATCTTTTTGCAATACATCCGGTCCACTATTTGTAATAGGCGCTGTAGGTGTAGGAATGTTTAACTCCACAAAAGTAGGCATTATAATTTTAATATCACATTATCTGGCATGTATAACTACAGGAATCATTTTTAGGTTTTATAAATACCAAAAAGATTCATGTAAAAGCATACCGATAAAAACAAATATATTTAAAGCTGCCTTTCATCAACTATATAAGGCTCAAATAAATAATAAAAAAAGTTTTGGTTCTCTATTGGGAAGCGCCATTAAAGACTCTATAAATTCAATATTATCAATAGGTGGATTCATAATAATCTTCTCTGTAATGATAGGTATTTTCTCTAATATAGGCATAGTAAATATTTTATCAGATATTCTCTATATATGTACAAAATTTTTAAATATCCACCCTACATTGTATAAAGGCATAGCAAGTGGAGCTCTGGAAATCACTACCGGATGTAACAAAATAAGTTCTTTACCTTTGGTGCCAATTCACCAAAAAATTTTTGCCACAGCTGCTGTGATTACTTGGGGTGGAATATCAGTTCATTCTCAAACAGCCAGCTTTATTAGCAAAACCGATATATCCCTCACCCCTTATATATATGCTAAAATCATCCAGTCCATACTTGCAGGATTTTATAGCCTGCTGATAATGCCATTTTTTAACATCCGTTCTCAAGTCATCACTCAATCAGTATTTAGTGTAGATATGCACAACTCAACCTTTTGGGATAAAATCGCCTTTACTTCTAAATCTTTTATATATGTATCAGTATTAATTTTATTAGTAGGTTTAATTATTTATATAAACAAACAAATCTATAAGTCCTTTAAAAAAATAGAATAA
- a CDS encoding DUF177 domain-containing protein: MIDVCQILKNRDKSIDFEFSVHKGDIIIEFPDIQSIGPLVIDGTLTNDGENLIMNGSMKGEIQLKCSRCLEPFTFEINTDLFQEFTMDGDKAKEQDIYLIKDNEIDLMPLIQENILLSIPTKSLCKDDCKGLCQQCGTNLNYQDCNCVEHDDIDIRLSALKDLFKEDKEVEPNGCAKEENVKSEKR, encoded by the coding sequence ATGATAGATGTTTGTCAGATATTAAAAAACAGAGATAAAAGCATTGATTTTGAATTTAGCGTTCACAAAGGTGATATTATAATTGAATTTCCCGATATACAAAGTATAGGGCCACTAGTCATTGATGGAACTTTGACCAATGACGGAGAAAACTTGATTATGAATGGGAGCATGAAAGGTGAAATCCAATTGAAGTGTTCTAGGTGCTTGGAACCATTTACATTTGAAATTAATACTGATTTATTTCAAGAATTTACTATGGATGGGGATAAAGCTAAGGAACAGGATATTTATTTAATAAAGGACAACGAGATCGATTTAATGCCACTTATACAAGAAAATATATTGCTTTCAATTCCAACAAAATCTCTTTGCAAGGATGATTGTAAAGGATTATGTCAACAATGCGGTACAAATCTTAATTATCAAGACTGCAATTGTGTAGAGCATGATGATATCGATATCAGATTATCTGCTTTGAAAGACTTGTTTAAAGAGGATAAGGAGGTGGAACCTAATGGCTGTGCCAAAGAGGAGAACGTCAAAAGCGAGAAGAGATAA
- the rpmF gene encoding 50S ribosomal protein L32 — protein sequence MAVPKRRTSKARRDKRRANYKLASPNVVTCPQCNEPRLPHRVCASCGYYKGKKVVDQD from the coding sequence ATGGCTGTGCCAAAGAGGAGAACGTCAAAAGCGAGAAGAGATAAAAGAAGGGCTAATTATAAGCTTGCAAGTCCAAATGTGGTTACTTGCCCGCAATGCAACGAACCTAGATTACCTCACAGGGTTTGTGCTAGCTGCGGATATTATAAAGGAAAGAAAGTTGTAGACCAAGACTAA
- the pta gene encoding phosphate acetyltransferase, whose product MTLLDQIKEKAKTNKKRIVLAEGAEERVVKATEKILKEGIAEVTLLGDEKQIKSLADGLDIAGAQIIDPAFSDKFEDYSTQFCELRKKKGMTIEKAREIMKDPLYYGVMMVKTGDADGMVAGSINATGDVLRPAFQIVKTAPGISVVSSCFLMVLKNSDYGENGILVFADCAVNPNPDAEQLAAIALSSAETAKKLAGIEPKVAMLSFSTKGSASNELVDKVVQATEIAKQKAPDLMLDGELQADAALVEKVANLKAPSSKVAGQANILVFPDLQAGNIGYKLVQRLAGAEAIGPVCQGLAKPINDLSRGCSVEDIVNVTAITSVQSQE is encoded by the coding sequence ATGACGCTTTTAGATCAGATAAAAGAGAAAGCGAAAACCAACAAAAAAAGAATAGTGCTAGCAGAAGGCGCTGAAGAACGTGTAGTTAAGGCTACTGAAAAAATATTGAAGGAAGGCATCGCAGAAGTAACCTTGTTAGGCGATGAAAAGCAGATAAAAAGCCTGGCTGACGGTTTGGATATAGCAGGTGCCCAGATTATTGATCCTGCTTTTTCAGATAAATTTGAAGACTATTCTACACAGTTTTGTGAATTAAGAAAGAAAAAAGGTATGACTATTGAGAAGGCCAGAGAGATTATGAAGGATCCACTGTATTATGGAGTTATGATGGTTAAAACCGGGGATGCAGATGGTATGGTGGCAGGTTCAATAAATGCTACAGGTGATGTATTGAGACCTGCTTTTCAAATTGTAAAAACAGCACCCGGCATTTCTGTGGTTTCAAGCTGCTTTTTGATGGTACTTAAAAACTCAGATTATGGAGAAAACGGGATATTGGTATTTGCAGATTGCGCAGTAAATCCCAATCCTGATGCAGAGCAATTGGCAGCAATTGCGTTATCCTCTGCTGAAACAGCAAAGAAATTGGCTGGAATAGAGCCTAAAGTGGCTATGTTATCTTTTTCTACAAAAGGGAGTGCAAGCAACGAATTGGTGGATAAAGTGGTACAAGCTACTGAGATAGCAAAACAAAAAGCACCTGACCTGATGCTAGATGGGGAATTACAGGCCGATGCAGCATTGGTTGAAAAAGTTGCAAACCTTAAAGCACCTTCAAGCAAAGTAGCTGGTCAAGCGAATATTTTGGTATTCCCTGATCTTCAGGCAGGAAATATCGGTTATAAGCTTGTACAGAGACTTGCTGGGGCAGAAGCTATTGGTCCTGTATGCCAAGGACTAGCTAAACCTATAAATGATTTGTCAAGAGGATGCAGTGTAGAGGATATAGTAAATGTGACTGCTATTACATCTGTTCAATCTCAGGAATAA
- a CDS encoding patatin-like phospholipase family protein, translating into MYKIGLALGAGAARGLSHIGVLQVFEENNIKVDCIAGSSIGALIGALYCSGVSAHMIEKIGMQLEQKKYMDFIVPRKGFIAGKKIVELIDILTQKAEFEDLKIPLSVMATDLNNSRSVVIREGSVSEAVRASIAIPGIFVPVEKGDSLLVDGGVADRVPVQAVRDMGADIVVAVDVGFAGAHKKATNILEVILQSIEVMELEIANTKIIESDYLIRPDVKNVNPANFNNVEECVKLGREASLEVVNELKARL; encoded by the coding sequence ATGTACAAGATCGGATTAGCTCTAGGAGCTGGGGCTGCAAGGGGATTATCCCATATAGGTGTACTACAAGTATTTGAGGAAAATAATATTAAGGTAGATTGTATCGCCGGTAGCAGCATAGGTGCTTTAATCGGCGCTCTTTATTGTAGCGGTGTATCTGCACACATGATTGAAAAAATTGGAATGCAGTTAGAACAAAAAAAATATATGGATTTTATAGTTCCAAGAAAAGGATTTATTGCAGGCAAAAAAATTGTAGAATTGATAGATATACTGACGCAAAAAGCTGAATTTGAAGATCTAAAAATTCCATTATCAGTCATGGCAACTGATTTAAATAACTCTCGAAGTGTCGTTATAAGAGAAGGTAGCGTAAGTGAAGCTGTGAGGGCTAGTATTGCAATACCTGGTATATTTGTTCCGGTAGAAAAAGGTGACTCTCTATTAGTTGATGGAGGTGTTGCTGACAGGGTTCCTGTTCAAGCGGTAAGAGATATGGGGGCAGACATTGTTGTTGCAGTAGATGTTGGGTTTGCAGGTGCGCATAAAAAAGCTACAAACATTCTAGAGGTGATACTCCAGTCAATAGAAGTTATGGAATTGGAAATAGCTAATACCAAAATAATAGAAAGCGATTATTTGATCAGGCCGGATGTTAAAAATGTCAATCCTGCCAATTTTAATAATGTAGAGGAATGTGTGAAGCTGGGAAGAGAAGCTTCATTAGAAGTAGTAAATGAATTGAAGGCAAGACTATAG
- the fapR gene encoding transcription factor FapR gives MSRKSIGKKERHRLLQRKLKEDPFLTDEELSEIFNVSIQTIRLDRMELGISELRERIKGVAEKNYMKVKTLGGSEIVGELIDLELGKSAISILQTDTTMVFEKTNVVRGHYIYAQAESLAIAVIDAKVALTGVANIKYKIPIKAGEKLVAKAEVIRVRGNKYFVWVKIKVKQKEAFRGKFILVSIERE, from the coding sequence ATGTCACGCAAATCTATAGGAAAGAAGGAAAGACATAGATTACTGCAGAGAAAATTAAAAGAAGATCCGTTTTTGACCGATGAAGAGTTAAGTGAAATATTCAACGTGAGTATTCAGACTATTAGGCTGGATAGAATGGAGCTAGGTATTTCCGAGCTTAGAGAAAGAATAAAAGGTGTAGCAGAAAAAAATTATATGAAGGTTAAAACATTGGGAGGAAGCGAAATAGTAGGTGAACTGATTGATTTGGAGCTTGGGAAAAGTGCTATTTCTATCCTGCAAACAGATACTACTATGGTATTTGAAAAAACCAATGTTGTCAGGGGGCATTATATATATGCTCAGGCAGAATCTCTTGCAATAGCTGTAATCGATGCAAAGGTTGCCCTAACTGGTGTTGCAAATATAAAATACAAGATCCCGATTAAAGCAGGGGAAAAGCTGGTAGCAAAAGCTGAAGTTATAAGGGTAAGAGGCAACAAATATTTCGTATGGGTTAAAATAAAGGTAAAGCAAAAAGAAGCATTCAGGGGAAAGTTCATCCTTGTTTCTATAGAAAGAGAATAG
- a CDS encoding acetate kinase, with protein sequence MNILVINCGSSSLKYQLIDMDNQDVISKGNVERIGIEGSILKHKTAENGEVEIEKDMKDHTEAMNQVIKMLVDKKHGAIKSMDEIAAVGHRVLHGGNKFIESVVVDAQVKKAIRDNFDLGPLHNPANLMGIEACEKVMPDTPMVAVFDTAFHQTMPEEAYMYALPYEVYEKYSIRRYGFHGTSHKYVSRRTAKFLNLPYDSIKTIVCHLGNGSSISAVKDGKCVDTSMGLTPLEGLPMGTRCGSIDPAIVPFLMTKENMSPQDIDVYMNKKSGVLGISGISSDFRDLEAAASEGNKRAELALKMFIYSVKKYIGAYAAAMGGLDVIAFTAGIGENTALIRKEICDGLDFLNIHIDHQKNKVRGKEAIISSDDSKVKVVVIPTNEELMIAQETQEIVFDK encoded by the coding sequence ATGAATATATTAGTAATTAATTGTGGAAGTTCTTCGTTGAAATATCAGTTGATTGATATGGACAATCAAGATGTAATATCAAAAGGCAATGTGGAGAGAATAGGAATAGAAGGTTCTATTTTAAAACATAAGACTGCTGAAAACGGAGAAGTAGAAATAGAAAAGGATATGAAAGATCACACTGAAGCTATGAATCAAGTGATAAAAATGCTTGTTGATAAAAAGCATGGAGCTATAAAGAGCATGGATGAAATAGCTGCAGTTGGCCACAGAGTATTGCATGGTGGTAATAAATTTATTGAATCAGTTGTTGTTGATGCACAGGTAAAAAAAGCTATAAGAGACAATTTTGATTTGGGACCACTTCATAATCCTGCAAATCTGATGGGTATAGAGGCTTGCGAAAAAGTAATGCCTGATACTCCTATGGTTGCAGTGTTTGATACTGCATTCCATCAAACAATGCCAGAGGAAGCATATATGTATGCACTGCCTTATGAAGTGTACGAAAAATATTCTATCAGAAGATACGGTTTTCATGGAACATCCCATAAATATGTTTCTAGGAGGACAGCTAAATTTTTAAATCTTCCATATGATTCGATAAAAACTATAGTCTGCCATCTAGGCAATGGCTCAAGCATATCAGCTGTGAAAGATGGGAAGTGCGTAGATACAAGCATGGGGCTTACTCCTTTGGAAGGATTACCGATGGGCACCAGATGCGGCTCAATAGATCCGGCGATAGTTCCGTTTTTGATGACTAAAGAAAATATGTCTCCACAAGACATCGATGTATACATGAATAAGAAATCCGGTGTATTAGGTATATCCGGCATCAGCAGTGATTTTAGAGATTTAGAAGCAGCAGCTTCTGAAGGTAACAAGAGAGCAGAACTTGCATTAAAGATGTTTATATATAGCGTTAAAAAGTACATCGGAGCTTATGCAGCAGCTATGGGAGGATTAGATGTAATAGCTTTTACAGCAGGTATTGGTGAGAATACAGCTCTTATAAGAAAAGAAATTTGTGATGGATTAGATTTTCTTAATATCCATATTGACCATCAAAAAAATAAGGTTAGAGGAAAAGAAGCCATTATATCCTCAGATGATTCTAAAGTTAAGGTAGTTGTAATACCAACAAACGAAGAGTTAATGATAGCTCAAGAGACTCAAGAGATAGTTTTTGACAAATAA